From the Sebastes fasciatus isolate fSebFas1 chromosome 9, fSebFas1.pri, whole genome shotgun sequence genome, the window caactacaatatgaactatactacaagtgaacttataggtacactgttagtttaatagttatatacttgtagcccactttttagttgtTGAAAGTAcgctttaaagtatactctcgtaaactactagtttatagtttttactgcaagtatacttgtacgtttgctttaagtgaacttatagtacttagccaaatatatttatacttttctgtaaactTTTCAGTGTAAGCCAAGTCGACTTGGACCTTTCTatatacttgccaagtacacttagacttttctgtatacttgtcggtattaGCTAAGTATACTTGAGtataattttgtattattaatttagtatatctctgataagtacataaaaagtaaactaaaagcatccagtttagatgaatttactgtttatcagaccacaaatgagacaagaaacAGACCAACTCTcttgctctcttctttaccgtctcctcctgacGAGGCGGCcgtctgactgctgctgcactgaGGAGCCTCACCATCGCACCGCCGCACCGCCACACTAAGCACGCCGGTCACAGCGCACCGGAGGACGGAGAGACATGTTGCCGTGGTTCgccgtttgaaatgcagtttcaggatgttttggaggtgcaccgtccaccagcaccgTCCGCTTTCGCCTCAGCTCCAGCATcgacaccgcaccgggctgcactgtgattcgtttatttctctaacagggcttttctcttgttttttttggggctgAAAGTTGTGCGCTCCCCATCGTCCAGACCTACTAGAGGCCCGCAAACCTCCAAAATGGCATcggctgctttccgttaatttatcCCCAGCAGGaaacggtaaagaagagagcgagtgagagagacagtcagtgtgttgtgttaattctgCCGGTAGGATTTTGTGAAATCCACTGCATTGATTGCACCcgttcaccacacacacaaaagccaTTGTGAaactaaacacactaaactaaggtggaggaaactacaaataaaatgaaaatcctcacttagctaatgcaacaagtttCCACCTAGAATGTCAAACTGACGCAAACATGAGTGTGACGTACTgtatgacctgcagcttctactatagtcatacgtcatatacccattttaccaacaaccttctttctctttttttttttaactttgagcacaaaattaagttacatgtcaaaaaaaattggCAAACAGTGTGGGTAATGAACTTAACCAGGAAATGACTCAGATAAATAGGAAttatcatagaaatgccaaaatacactggagggggcTTTTAAGCATAGTGTTTGAgcaaatgtacttagttacttgcCACCACTGGAAAAGACATGGCGTGGGACCATAGGAAAGGGGCAGGGGGCCAAGGTTCCCCCCCTGTGAACTGGGCCCCTATAATTCCTAGCTACACCCCTGGACTACAAAGAAATTCTAGGTTTTATTATTCTAAAGACAAACATtatcatatatattttcaaGAGGCCCTGTGTAAATGCATTTTCTTCcttgtttcatgttttgttttttgttttttttacctgggATCAGACCCTTGTCTATTTACTCtttgaatgaatgcagtttTACAATAACCTTGCACTTATATGAACATATAATTATGCTCCTTTTATATGTGAATTTGGGGCTCTGaatcagagagaaaaacaggccTGGCACTGAGTCTGCACACTAATTTGCACCAGAGACACTTTTTGTGAATCATATAAACTGCATTGACTCACCAGTCTTCACACAGAACGCGACTGAAACTGAGttgacaaaagaaaatgtacaCTTGAAGTTCATATTGTCCAGATTTCTCCCGTTAGTGAATAATGTTTGCTGTGTTTAGTCTGGGAGTGGATTGAAagcaaacatgtttttgcacatcTATGACTATTGGAATCTGATGGGCGGTGTAACATCTTGCAGGTCGATGGATAAATTCTTTTGACACAACCTGTGCACACTCATCCTGTCTTTTACCTTATAAGGCCACTGAGCTACATCTCAACAGCAGATGAGCTAAATATGTGGACAGGTTTGTTCTCCTTATAAGGGCGTTATGTGCCACTCCCACCAATGACTGGCTCAAGCTCACCTGGGGTTTTTACCTGAAAAGGTAGAGCTCAACCTCCACCAAACTTAATGTTGGAAAAGGTGagaaaaaatgtttatattgtGCCAGACAATGAAACACATAAATCCATTGTGATTTAGGCTTTAAATGTAATGTGATTAAATGCAAATGCTGAGGTTGCAGCTGAAACTGTCACACCTGGGAAGACTGGGTGGGCCTTCATTTGGAGGTGTGCTCATTTACCCCGACTCCTCCTCTATGAGTCAACCTGCTCTCTTTCCTTAATATAACCCTTCAGCATTTTGACTACTGCTGCCATTTTTTCTCTGCTGCCTGTTTCATCACACATCAGAAACAAAATGGTGAGTAGCTTTCACAAAGACTTTGTCTGGAATGACTTGTGCTTTGGCAGTTGTTCTTCTTTGTGGTTTGTGTGCCCTGCAGGACATGTAATGTAGAGAGTTGATGAAACTTTGAAGTGCTAAATCCTCAttttaacaacataaaaactGTGTAAACTCAGTGAAGCCTGGTTGTCATTATATCTAAGAGTGTACgattttcatttggtgtttctttgAGGACATGGTGTGCTGAGTGAAAAGCGAGTTTAGTGTCTGAAAGGGCTTGTACAAGGTGTGGTTTTGCCTCCAAAATGGAGGGAGCTTTGTTCGTGCTTCAAACTTGTTCTGGGAGAATCCCTTGGGGCGGTCTTTCTTGTGCTAACTTGTTCCACAATGACTGGAATGTGACAGAGCCAAGGCCTTGAGTATTCATAGGGAAGCTACACCCATGGCATGTTACTGCTGAAAAGCTGTGCACATTGAATTGCTTTGATAACACTTCTCTCCAAAGTTTTGAAGAACTACCTGTTTCTAAATCTTTTCAGTTCTTTCTGTCTCAAAACTAAAATACAAGTGAACACCTCCGCTCAAAATatgagtcaagtcccaaatccCATCAAAAGTGCTCAGACTGTGATGGTCTTTTATCATCTCCCATTTTACAAGGATCTGTACACTAAACTGGCAAATTAGACTGGGTGCTGAATTTACTAAATCCCATGATTTTAAAATAAGGGagaagaaaatgtaattttatttgAATGAAATTCAACCATTTGCATCTACTCTTAAGACATATGGTTCTTATCGTCATTCAAAATACAAAATCTTATGCAAGTTAAAACCGTAAGATGCAATTGTAGGCTAACtccatttttgtctttgtgtgttatGATTTGTCATTATGTAACTTAAAATGTGTGGATACATTTTGAATGTGACAACAGGTTTCGATTGTCTGtgggttgtttgttttttttgtactaaataccaatatgttttgtgttttctcaaAACAGACGTCTGGAGCAAAAGCCGCTGACTGTGTGAAGGATGTATTCCAAAAGATGAAAGTAGTGAAATGTGGTGATGACCAGGCGGAACGTATAAGATTGGTGTCACTTAAAATTGATGGTCTCATTAGTGTGGAGAGAACTTGGACGCAAAAAGAGGTTGAAGGCCAGGATGTCTTCCAGGTCTTCCAGGACGCGCTGCATAGGGAATACAAAGATTCGTCCCGCTACTTTATATATGACTGCCACTACGACTGCGAGGAATCCAGTAAAAAAGAGGAACTGGTCTTTGTGCTGTGGTAAGTCATTGTATTTCAATTGAAGCATAATTActcttacatttatttttccatcTGCTTCCTCAACTGACTGTAGAGCAGGACTAGCAATATAATCTTGGTAAAATCCTCACATGTATTTAAGAGATAATCTTATTCTGAGGATACTGTACATattcttgtgtgtgtgaatatttcAGTCTATTAAGATAATGATTTCTCTTCCCATCAGGGCGCCTGGGAGTGCAAAAATCGCAGACCGAATGCTTTACTCCAGCTCGAAAGGTGCTTTGGGCCCGATCATAGATGGTAAGGTTTTT encodes:
- the cfl1l gene encoding non-muscle cofilin 1-like isoform X1 produces the protein MLEKTSGAKAADCVKDVFQKMKVVKCGDDQAERIRLVSLKIDGLISVERTWTQKEVEGQDVFQVFQDALHREYKDSSRYFIYDCHYDCEESSKKEELVFVLWAPGSAKIADRMLYSSSKGALGPIIDGVKHNLQVNDPTDFDRECFLDKLGKDVISLEGQLCK
- the cfl1l gene encoding non-muscle cofilin 1-like isoform X2, giving the protein MTSGAKAADCVKDVFQKMKVVKCGDDQAERIRLVSLKIDGLISVERTWTQKEVEGQDVFQVFQDALHREYKDSSRYFIYDCHYDCEESSKKEELVFVLWAPGSAKIADRMLYSSSKGALGPIIDGVKHNLQVNDPTDFDRECFLDKLGKDVISLEGQLCK